In Desulfovibrio desulfuricans DSM 642, the sequence GCGCAACGCGCAGGGCAAGGTGATATTGTATGCGGACAAGATCACCGATTCCATGCGCGCCGCCATGGGCGAAACCGAGCGCCGCCGCGCCAGGCAGTCGGCCTACAATGAAGAGCACGGTATCACGCCCACCAGCACCCGCAAATCGCTTGAATCGCCACTGGATAGCCTGTATGTGGAGGATGGCGGTGGACGCGGGCGCGGCAAGGGCAAGGGCAAACAGCGCGAGCCAGACGCAGTGCCGCTGACTGCCGAGGATGTTGCCGTTCTTGTTGCCAAGCTTGAAAAGGAAATGCGTCAGGCTGCCCGCGATCTGGAATTTGAACAGGCCGCAGAGCTGCGCGACCGTATCCGCATTTTGCGGGCCAGGCTTATCGCCATGCCCGAATAGACAGGGGCGCTTGCCCCTGTGAGCAGTGCCGCCGCAAAGCCCGTAAGCCAAACAAGGGCACGGCGGCTGACCATCAGAAAGGTTTTTTCATGTCGCAGAATTCACGCAATGGCAGGCAGGAGCAGAACAGCCTCTTTGCCACTGGCCCCGCTGGCGACCCCAGCAGCGAGGAACGCAACCGCGCCCGCTGGCTGGCCGCCGAACTGGAGCGCCACAATTATCTGTACCACACGCAGGATGCGCCGGAAATTTCGGACGACCAGTTTGACGCGCTGTTTCATGAGCTGGCAGCGCTGGAAGACCGCTGGCCTGAGCTGCGCTCTGCCCATTCTCCCACCTTGCGCGTGGGCGGCAAGCTGCTGGACGGCCTTGCCAAAAAAGCCCACAGCCGCCAGATGTACGGTCTGGACAACGTCTTTTCTGTCGAAGAGTGGCGCGATTTTGTGGAGCGTATGCGCCGCGCATGGGATATGGACCTCAACGGCCCTCTGCCGCAAGCCTTCTGGTGTGATCCCAAGCTTGACGGCCTCGCGCTGGAAATCATCTATGCGAATGGCGTGTTGCAGGAGGCCCTGACGCGCGGCGATGGAGAAGTGGGCGAAGTTGTTACCGAGGCCGTGCGCACCATCCGCACCGTGCCCTTGCGCCTCAGGGGCGAGGGGCCGTTTCCCGCACGGCTTGAAGTGCGCGGCGAAGTGGTGATGTATAAAAAGGATTTTGACGCCCTCAACGCCCGGCAGGAATCGCTGGGGCAAAAGACCTTTGCCAATCCGCGCAATGCGGCAGCAGGAACTCTGCGCCAGCTTGATATTTCGGTTACGGAATCGCGCCCCCTGCGTTTTCTGGCCTACAGCCTCGGTGATGCGCAGTGGGCCCCGGCGCAGTCGTGCCGCCTGCATTCGGAGCTGATGGCCCGTCTGAAGGAATACGGTTTTCTTACGCCGCCAAACGGCAAGCTCTGCGCGACCCCTCAGGATGTAGAAGAATATGTGAACTGGGTGCGCGAGAACAGGCCGGAATTTGCCATGGAAATCGACGGCGCGGTGGCAAAGCAGAACGACCTTGAAGCGCAGGAAGCGCTTGGTTTTACAGCGCGCGCGCCACGTTTTGCCGTGGCCTTCAAGTTCCCTGCCATGCAGGCGCAGACCCTGCTTGAAGGCATAGAAATTCAGGTGGGCCGCACAGGGGCGCTTACGCCAGTGGCCATGCTTGCGCCAGTGGCTGTGGGCGGGGTCATGGTTTCGCGCGCAACCCTGCACAATGAGGATGAAATCCGCGCGCGCGACGTGCGCGTGGGCGATACCGTTATTGTGCAGCGCGCGGGCGATGTTATCCCAGAGGTGGTCGGTCCGGTGCTGGATAAAAGGCCCGCGGGCGCGGAACCCTATGAGTTCCCCCGCACATGCCCGGCCTGTGGGCAGCCCGTGTACCGCGAAGAAGGCGAGGCCGCCTGGCGGTGCGAAAATCTGGCTTGCCCCGCCATTCGTCTGCGCTCCATAAGCCACTTTGTTTCCAAGGCTGGGCTTGATATTCAGGGCGTGGGGCAAAAGTGGATCGAGCAGCTTGTGACCAGCGGGCGCGTACAGTCGCCAGCCGATCTGTTCAGCCTCACCGTGCAGGAATTGCTGGGCTTTGAGCGCATGGGCGAGGTGTTGGCGCAAAAGTTTGTGGATTCGCTGGAAAACGCCCGCCACACTGCAACCCTGCAAAGGCTCATCAGCGCCCTTGGCATCCGCCACGTGGGCGAGCAGACGGCCCGCACCCTTGCGGCGCGCTTTGCCGATCTGGACGAACTGGAAAACGCCACCGTGGAAAGCCTGCTGGCCCTGCCCGATGTGGGGCCGGAAGTGGCTTCGTCCATACGCAACTTCTTTGACAGCCCTGCCAACCGCGAGCAGCTTGCGCGTCTCAAGGAGAAGGGGCCGTGGCCCAAGGGAGCGGATTCGGCGCAGGGCGCGCAAACCCTTGCCGAAGGGCCGCTGGCTGGCAAAACCATTCTTTTTACGGGCACCATCAGCGTGCCGCGCGGCACGGCGCAAAAGTGGGCCGAGGCCGCCGGGGCTGTTCCCCTTGGTGCTGTCAGCAAAAAACTGGACTATCTGGTGGCGGGCGAAAAGGCGGGCAGCAAGCTGGACAAGGCGCGCTCCCTTGGCGTAACCGTGCTGGATGAAACGGAATTCAGAAACCTGTTGCGTGAATCCGGCATTGAGCCGGAATAACGGAAACGGAGAAGCTATGAGCACTTCTATTATTGTGGTCGGGGCCAGCGGGCGCATGGGCAAAACCATCAGCGGGCTTGTGGAAGCCGACCCGCAGTTCACCCTTGCGGGGCTGGTGGACAGCCCGGAGCGCATAGCCGCTCTTGCGGGCGCTGCCTGCCCTGTTTCTGACAGTCTGGCTGCCCTCTTGCCCAAGCTTCCCGGGGCTGTGGTCATTGACTTCACCGCGCCTGCGGTGAGCCTGCAATCTGCCAAGGCCGTTGCGCAGACCGGCAATGCCCTTGTGATCGGCACCACGGGCTTTACCGATGAAGAAAAGGACGAACTGCGCGCCCTTGCCGCCAAGGCTCCCATTTTCTGGGCCTCGAACATGAGCATCGGCGTGAATGTGCTGCTCAACATCTTGCCCCAGCTCACCAGGGCTCTGGGCGAGGATTACGATATTGAAATGGTGGAGCTGCACCACAACCGCAAAAAGGACAGCCCCAGCGGCACGGCCCTGACCCTTGGCGAATGCCTTGCCGAGGCCCGCGACTGGAAGCTCAACGATGTGCGCTGCTCCAGCCGTGACGGCATCATCGGCGCCCGCCCCAAGGAGCAGATCGGCAT encodes:
- the ligA gene encoding NAD-dependent DNA ligase LigA translates to MSQNSRNGRQEQNSLFATGPAGDPSSEERNRARWLAAELERHNYLYHTQDAPEISDDQFDALFHELAALEDRWPELRSAHSPTLRVGGKLLDGLAKKAHSRQMYGLDNVFSVEEWRDFVERMRRAWDMDLNGPLPQAFWCDPKLDGLALEIIYANGVLQEALTRGDGEVGEVVTEAVRTIRTVPLRLRGEGPFPARLEVRGEVVMYKKDFDALNARQESLGQKTFANPRNAAAGTLRQLDISVTESRPLRFLAYSLGDAQWAPAQSCRLHSELMARLKEYGFLTPPNGKLCATPQDVEEYVNWVRENRPEFAMEIDGAVAKQNDLEAQEALGFTARAPRFAVAFKFPAMQAQTLLEGIEIQVGRTGALTPVAMLAPVAVGGVMVSRATLHNEDEIRARDVRVGDTVIVQRAGDVIPEVVGPVLDKRPAGAEPYEFPRTCPACGQPVYREEGEAAWRCENLACPAIRLRSISHFVSKAGLDIQGVGQKWIEQLVTSGRVQSPADLFSLTVQELLGFERMGEVLAQKFVDSLENARHTATLQRLISALGIRHVGEQTARTLAARFADLDELENATVESLLALPDVGPEVASSIRNFFDSPANREQLARLKEKGPWPKGADSAQGAQTLAEGPLAGKTILFTGTISVPRGTAQKWAEAAGAVPLGAVSKKLDYLVAGEKAGSKLDKARSLGVTVLDETEFRNLLRESGIEPE
- the dapB gene encoding 4-hydroxy-tetrahydrodipicolinate reductase, which codes for MSTSIIVVGASGRMGKTISGLVEADPQFTLAGLVDSPERIAALAGAACPVSDSLAALLPKLPGAVVIDFTAPAVSLQSAKAVAQTGNALVIGTTGFTDEEKDELRALAAKAPIFWASNMSIGVNVLLNILPQLTRALGEDYDIEMVELHHNRKKDSPSGTALTLGECLAEARDWKLNDVRCSSRDGIIGARPKEQIGIQAIRGGDVVGVHTVYFMGPGERIEVTHQAHSRENFARGAVRAAGWMAGQKPGKLYSMQDVIKDI